A part of Carettochelys insculpta isolate YL-2023 chromosome 1, ASM3395843v1, whole genome shotgun sequence genomic DNA contains:
- the MCM5 gene encoding DNA replication licensing factor MCM5, which translates to MSGFDDPGIFYSDSLGADPVADEGQVRKSQLQRRFKEFLRQYRVGTDRSGFTFKYRDELKRHYNLGQYWIEVETEDLASFDEDLADYLYKQPAEHLQLLEEAAKEVADEVTRPRPAGEETLQDIQVMLRSDANASSIRILKSEQMSHLVKIPGIIIAATAVRAKASKIAIQCRSCRNTISNITVRPGLEGYALPRKCNTEQAGRPKCPLDPYFIMPDKCKCVDFQILKLQESPDAVPHGEMPRHMQLYCDRYLCDKVVPGNRVTIMGIYSIKKSGQTKSKGRDNVGVGIRSSYIRVVGIQVDTDGSGRSFAGSVTPQEEEDFRHLTSMPNIYETIAKSIAPSIYGSTDVKKAIACLLFGGSRKRLPDGLIRRGDINMLMLGDPGTAKSQLLKFVEKCSPIGVYTSGKGSSAAGLTASVIRDPSSRSFFMEGGAMVLADGGVVCIDEFDKMREDDRVAIHEAMEQQTISIAKAGITTTLNSRCSVLAAANSVFGRWDETKGDENIDFMPTILSRFDMIFIVKDEHNEERDVTLAKHVMSLHVSALTQTQAVEGEIELNKLKKLISYCRTKCGPRLSAEAAEKLKNRYVLMRSGARQHERESDRRSSIPITVRQLEAIVRIAESLSKMKLQPFATEVDVEEALRLFQVSTLDAAMSGSLSGVEGFTTQEDQEMLSRIEKQLKRRFAIGSQVSEHSIVQDFMKQKYPEHAIYKVLQLMMRRGEIQHRMQRKVLYRIK; encoded by the exons ATGTCGGGCTTCGACGATCCCGGAATTTTCTACAGCGATAGTCTTGGGGCTGACCCGGTGGCAGATGAGGGCCAAGTGCGGAAATCCCAGCTGCAGAGGCGGTTCAAGGAATTCCTGAGGCAGTACCGGGTGGGCACGGACCGGTCTGGCTTCACCTTCAAATACAG GGATGAGCTCAAACGACATTACAATCTTGGCCAGTATTGGATTGAGGTGGAGACAGAGGACCTGGCCAGTTTTGATGAGGACCTGGCAGACTATCTGTAcaagcagcctgcagagcacctgcagctg CTAGAAGAAGCAGCAAAGGAAGTGGCAGATGAAGTGACCCGCCCgcgccctgcaggggaggagacACTTCAAGACATCCAGGTCATGTTGAGGTCAGATGCCAATGCATCCAGTATCCGCATTCTGAAG TCTGAACAGATGTCCCACCTGGTGAAGATCCCTGGGATCATAATTGCTGCAACTGCTGTGAGAGCCAAAGCCAGCAAGATTGCCATCCAGTGCCGCAGCTGTCGTAACACCATCAGCAACATCACCGTGCGTCCTGGCCTGGAGGGTTACGCGCTGCCCAGGAAGTGTAATAC GGAACAGGCTGGCCGCCCAAAGTGTCCCTTGGATCCGTACTTCATCATGCCAGACAAGTGCAAGTGTGTGGACTTCCAGATCCTGAAGCTCCAGGAGTCTCCAGATGCTGTGCCACATGGAGAGATGCCCCGGCACATGCAGCTGTACTGTGACAG GTATCTGTGTGACAAAGTTGTCCCTGGGAACAGAGTTACCATCATGGGCATCTATTCCATCAAGAAATCTGGCCAGACCAAGAGCAAAGGCCGGGACAATGTGGGAGTGGGTATCCGAAGCTCTTATATCCGTGTGGTGGGGATCCAGGTGGACACCGATGGCTCAG GCCGCAGTTTTGCTGGCTCCGTGACTCCACAGGAAGAGGAGGATTTTCGCCATCTCACTTCCATGCCCAACATCTATGAGACTATCGCCAAGAGCATTGCACCCTCGATCTACGGCAGCACTGACGTCAAGAAGGCCATCGCCTGCCTGCTGTTTGGAGGCTCCCGCAAGAG gCTTCCAGATGGGTTAATCCGCAGAGGGGACATTAACATGCTGATgctgggagaccctggcacagccAAGTCCCAGCTCCTGAAATTTGTAGAGAAATGTTCGCCCATTGGG GTGTACACCTCAGGGAagggcagcagtgcagctggcttGACGGCCTCCGTGATTCGAGACCCTTCTTCGCGGAGCTTCTTCATGGAGGGAGGAGCCATGGTGCTGGCGGATGGGGGAGTGGTCTGCATTGATGAATTTGACAAG ATGCGGGAAGATGACCGAGTGGCCATCCACGAGGCTATGGAACAGCAGACCATCTCCATTGCCAAG GCTGGTATCACAACCACACTGAACTCCCGCTGCtcggtcctggctgctgccaactcCGTCTTTGGGCGTTGGGATGAAACCAAAGGCGACGAGAACATAGACTTCATGCCCACAATCTTGTCCCGATTTGACATGATCTTCATCGTCAAGGATGAGCACAATGAGGAGCGAGATGTG ACGCTGGCAAAACATGTGATGTCGTTACATGTGAGTGCTCTGACTCAGACCCAGGCCGTGGAAGGTGAGATTGAGCTGAACAAGCTGAAGAAGCTGATCTCCTACTGTCGAAC TAAGTGTGGCCCACGCCTATCGGCAGAGGCTGCAGAGAAGCTGAAGAACCGCTATGTCCTGATGCGCAGTGGGGCCCGCCAGCATGAGCGGGAGAGTGATCGCCGGTCCAGCATCCCCATCACTGTCCG gcagctggaggccaTTGTGCGCATTGCAGAGTCTCTCAGCAAGATGAAGCTTCAGCCTTTTGCCACCGAGGTGGATGTCGAGGAGGCCTTGCGGCTCTTCCAGGTGTCCACACTCGACGCAGCCATGTCAGGCAGCCTGTCTG GAGTGGAGGGCTTCACGACACAGGAGGACCAGGAGATGCTGTCCCGCATTGAAAAACAGCTCAAGCGCCGCTTTGCCATCGGCTCCCAAGTGTCAGAGCACAGCATTGTCCAGGACTTCATGAAGCAG AAATATCCCGAGCACGccatctataaggtgctacagctCATGATGAGACGTGGTGAGATCCAACACCGCATGCAGCGCAAAGTCCTCTACCGAATCAAGTAA